From the genome of Agrobacterium tumefaciens:
CCAGATCATGGGCGCTGGTGCGACACCCGTCACCGTGAAGGAGAAGGATTGCACCGTTGATGTGGATGCGATCCTCGCCGCTGTGACCGCGAAGACGAAGATGGTGTTCATTGCCAATCCCGGCAATCCGACGGGCACCTATGTTCCAGTTGCGGAAATCCGCCGTCTGCAGTCTTCGTTGCCGAAGAACGTTCTTCTGGTGCTGGATGCGGCCTATGCGGAATACGTGCGCAAGAACGATTACGAGGCTGGTCTTGAACTTGTGTCGGGTAACCGCAACGTCGTGATGACCCGGACCTTCTCCAAGGTCTATGGCCTTGCAGCACTGCGCGTCGGCTGGATGTATGGCCCGGCCGATATCATCGATGCGCTGAATCGCGTTCGTGGCCCCTTCAACATGAGCGCACCTGCCATAGCTGCCGGTGCCGCAGCGATCCGCGATCAGGCTTTCGTTGAAAAGGCTGTGTCCCACAACGCCGTCTGGCAGGAAAAGCTTACGACGACATTTGCCGGCCTCGGTCTGACGGTCACGCCATCGGTGACGAATTTCATCCTCATCCACTTCCCGGAACAGGATGGTAAACGTGCATCCGACGCCGACGAGTTCCTCAGCCGGCGCGGTTACATCCTGCGTGCGGTCCGGGGCTACGGCTTCCCGAATGCGCTGCGCATGACAATCGGCTCGGAAGAGGCCAACCTCGGCGTTATCGCCGCCCTGACCGAGTTCATGGGACGGTCGTGATGGGCGAGGTGTTGTTTGAACGCATTGCGCTGATCGGCATTGGCCTTATCGGCTCGTCTATCGCGCGCGACGTCAAGGAGCTTGGGCTCGCACGGCATGTGGTCATTTCGACCCGCAGCGAAGACACGTTAAAACGGGCGGAAGAACTCGAACTCGGTACCGAATACACCGTGTCGGCAGCGAAGGCCGTGGAAGACGCTGATCTCATCATCGTTTCCGTCCCGGTCGGTGCGTCGGAGAGCGTCGCAAAACAGATCGCTCCGCATCTCAAACCCGGCGCCATTGTGACTGATGTTGGTTCAACCAAGGCATCGGTCATCGCACAGATGGCGCCGCATATGCCCGACAATGTCCACTTCATTCCGGGTCACCCGCTGGCGGGTACGGAAAAGTCAGGCCCCGATGCAGGCTTCGCGGGTCTTTTCCGTGAGCGCTGGTGCATTTTCACGCCTCTGCCTGGTACAGACGAGCATGCACTGGAGAAGCTGAAGGGCTTCTGGCAGGCGCTGGGTTCTCGTGTGGACGAAATGGATGCGGAACACCACGACAAGGTGCTGGCGATAGTTTCGCACCTGCCGCACATCATCGCGTACAACATTGTCGGTACCGCAGATGATCTGGAGACGGTAACGGAATCGGAAGTCATCAAGTATTCCGCGTCAGGTTTTCGTGATTTCACCCGTCTGGCAGCTTCCGATCCGACCATGTGGCGCGACGTATGCCTGCACAACAAGGATGCCATCCTAGAAATGCTGGCGCGGTTTTCTGAAGATCTTGCCTATTTGCAGCGAGCGATCCGTTGGGGTGAGGGCGACAAGCTGTTCGAACTCTTCACGCGCACCCGCACCATCCGCCGCTCGATCATTCAGGCAGGTCAGGATGTAGATGCGCCGGACTTCGGCCGTCACGCGCTCGATCAGAAAAAATAAGATCGTGTTGTCACTTTAGAAAAATGGCCGGGTTGACCGGCCATTTTCATTTCCATCAGATTGGCGGAATTTTCCCGAGCGGAATGAAGCCGCTGATCGTGGCACGGCCGCGATCCACCACGACATCAACGGACGCCCTGTCTCCGCCACCTGCCAGCGCACCGAGCAGTTTGCGGGCGGTGTCGATGGTTGACTGCAGTTGCGGAAACGCCTGCTTGGCATTGTCCGACCATGCGCCAAGCTTTTCGATTTCCACCTTGAATTGGCCGGAGAGATAACCTTCATTGTCGAAGGAGAAGGGACCGCTGATGCGCATGGTTCGGCCTTCACCGATGTCTGCCAACACGCGACGCAATTCACCGCTCGCACCGTAGAGCCCTGTCTCGTCGCTACCGTCGATCATGCCCGCCTTGCCGGCAAGCGTTACATCGGCGATTGCTGACAGACGTGGCAGAATTTGGGGCCAATCCTTGATGACCGTCGCTGCGTCGGTGACGGTGATGGCGCCATCGAGATCGGCGCCATTCTGGCGCAGATGCATCTCGGTTTTTGCAGCATCGAAATCGATTGTCTGACCGGTCACTG
Proteins encoded in this window:
- a CDS encoding histidinol-phosphate transaminase, giving the protein MSAELSQPVPRPGILDIAAYVPGKEHVDGVAKVYKLSSNETPLGPSPKAIEAFGTAASHLEIYPDGQAIALRQAIADVHGLNIANILCGNGSDELLGLLCHVYLGAGDEAIITEHGFLVYKIQIMGAGATPVTVKEKDCTVDVDAILAAVTAKTKMVFIANPGNPTGTYVPVAEIRRLQSSLPKNVLLVLDAAYAEYVRKNDYEAGLELVSGNRNVVMTRTFSKVYGLAALRVGWMYGPADIIDALNRVRGPFNMSAPAIAAGAAAIRDQAFVEKAVSHNAVWQEKLTTTFAGLGLTVTPSVTNFILIHFPEQDGKRASDADEFLSRRGYILRAVRGYGFPNALRMTIGSEEANLGVIAALTEFMGRS
- a CDS encoding prephenate/arogenate dehydrogenase family protein, with the protein product MGEVLFERIALIGIGLIGSSIARDVKELGLARHVVISTRSEDTLKRAEELELGTEYTVSAAKAVEDADLIIVSVPVGASESVAKQIAPHLKPGAIVTDVGSTKASVIAQMAPHMPDNVHFIPGHPLAGTEKSGPDAGFAGLFRERWCIFTPLPGTDEHALEKLKGFWQALGSRVDEMDAEHHDKVLAIVSHLPHIIAYNIVGTADDLETVTESEVIKYSASGFRDFTRLAASDPTMWRDVCLHNKDAILEMLARFSEDLAYLQRAIRWGEGDKLFELFTRTRTIRRSIIQAGQDVDAPDFGRHALDQKK
- a CDS encoding DUF2125 domain-containing protein, with amino-acid sequence MAASSQSGTARKILWLGLAIVVAIGLYTAGWFYAANKLKETVLNAIAPTEAASVSGECGDIAFRGYPFRIGLFCSKVNVDDKENGVSASFGQLRSAAQVYDPGHIVWELDSPAEIRTGHGLTVSAEWQNLQSSLTTKLKGIDRTSLVIEGLKANAVSSVTGQTIDFDAAKTEMHLRQNGADLDGAITVTDAATVIKDWPQILPRLSAIADVTLAGKAGMIDGSDETGLYGASGELRRVLADIGEGRTMRISGPFSFDNEGYLSGQFKVEIEKLGAWSDNAKQAFPQLQSTIDTARKLLGALAGGGDRASVDVVVDRGRATISGFIPLGKIPPI